The Candidatus Binataceae bacterium genomic interval TGGATCCCGAAACTCGTCGCGATCGCGATCTTCACCATCACCTATTTCGCAGTAGCCGTCGGCCGCCTTCCGGGATTCAAAATCGATCGCGCGGGTGCGGCCTTCGTCGGTGCAAGCCTGATGGTTGCCTTCGGAGCGCTGCCGGCTGGAGGCGCCTATCGCGCCATCGACTTCGACACCATCATGCTCCTGCTCGGTGTGATGATCGTGGTCGCGAACCTGAGGCTCTCGGGCTTCCTGCGCTTCGTGAGCAGAGCAATCATCAAGCGCGTCCGGCATCCTCTGACATTGTTAATCGCGGTTGTGGCCTTCACTGGGGTCCTCTCCGCCTTCCTGGTCAACGACACGATCTGCCTCGCTATGACTCCGTTGGTGCTGGACTTGGTGATTCA includes:
- a CDS encoding SLC13 family permease, with protein sequence MLERRAIHWQIPLLWTREAGPWIPKLVAIAIFTITYFAVAVGRLPGFKIDRAGAAFVGASLMVAFGALPAGGAYRAIDFDTIMLLLGVMIVVANLRLSGFLRFVSRAIIKRVRHPLTLLIAVVAFTGVLSAFLVNDTICLAMTPLVLDLVI